The stretch of DNA AGGGCGATCGTTACGGCCCCCAACAGCAGCCGCTGCCGCTCCAGATGCCGCTGCTGCTCCAGGCGTTGCCGGTGCTCTACCGTCAGCCGCGCCTCCACCTCGGCCAGGCGATCGGCCTCGACCCGGGCCAGCGCCTCCCGCTGGTCAAGGGCCTGGCTGGCGGCCAAAAATCGATAGTCGAGGGGGCTAAGGCGCTGGTGCTCCGCCCAGCTCAGGGTTTCTTGCAGGGCCTGACCCCGCAGCAGTCGCGACTGATCGGTACAGTCCGAGGCTACCCAGGCATTGAGGGGAGCAGCGTAGGGCCGCAGATCGTTGAGCTGCTGCTGGACCCAGGCGGTGCTAAAAACAGCCTGGTAGATTGGATTTTTAACCTGCAGGTAGCCGCCTCGGCGCTCCACCAGGCCGACCAACAGCAGTTCGGCCTGCTCGGGGGAAGCGCTGACCGCCACCTTCCCGTGGTCGAGCACCTGCTGGTAGAGCCCCAGCCGCTGGCCCAGGCGCTGGGGTTGGTGCCAGAGGCGATCGCGGATGGTTTTGAGGTGCTCCGGCTGGTCGTGGAGTTCCCAGTTCTCGATCAGGTATCTCTGCACCAGCCGATCAACCCAGTCCGCCACGGAGCCTTGGCCTAGGGCCGGGGCGTGGCTGACAATCAGGTGGCACAGCTTTTGGGTCAGGAAGGGTTGCCCACCCGTCCAGTGCAGCACCCGCCCCAGCACCGGCTGAGGGTCGCTCACCCAGGGCTGAAGGGATGCCGCCAGGGGCTGGGCCTCCGCCAGGGTAAACCCCTCCAACCCAATGGCCTGGCCAATGTTGAAGGGGGTGCGGACCCTGTCGGCGATCAGATCACTGGGGGTGGTGACCCCAAACAGGGCAAAGGTCAGCCGTTGGTAAGCAGGGTTGTCCGCCCGGCGGTTGAAGCAGGTGCGGATCAGGGCAAAAAAGTCGTCGGTGGGAAAGGCCAACGCCAGCAGGCTGTCGATCTCATCGATAAAGATGACCAGAGGCGCCGTCAGGCTGGGCAGCACCACCCGATCGATCAGGTCGGCCAGGCGAGCGACCGGGGGCAGGTGGGTGTGGTCGCGCCACCACTGGCTGAGGGCAAAGGTCAGGGGCCGCCCCCGCACCAGGTACGCTGCGATCGCGGCATACCACTGCTCCAGCGTGATGTGCTGGCTGCCGATCGCGGTCAGGTCGATCGCTACGCTGTGGACGCCCAGCTGGTCGAGCGCCGCCATCGTATGCACCCGCAGGCTGGATTTACCCATCTGCCGGGCGTTGAACACGTAGCAAAACTGACCGTCTAGCAACCGCTGCTGGAGGAGGGTATCGGCCTGCCGCTTAACGTAGGTGGGGGCAGTCGGCGGTAGACATCCACCCACCTGGTAGGGCGACTGGATGGGTCGGGTTAGCACTGATTCTCCAGCAGACTGGCAAAATACTGGCGGTACAGCTGGCAACTGGCGATCGCCAGCTGTTGCCTAAAGCGTACCAGACCCAGCCCCTGGAGTCGAAAGGATAGCTGAGGCGGGAGCTTGATCCCCTCTGGGCTGGCCGCTACCTGAGCCATGGCCTGGCGGAGAGCGGGTTCGGCTTCGAGGATTTCTAGCTGGCGGCGGAGATGGCCGCTGTAGATGCCGTCGTAGGCTGTGACCTGCTCGGCAATGGCGCTCAACGGCTGCTGCTGCCCCAGGTAAAACAGGCTGAGCTGGGTCAGGTAGGGGTGTCCCCCCACCAGATCGACCAGCCGCTGCAGGTCGTCGTCGCCCAGGGCCAGGCCGTAGCGCAGGGCCAGTTCCTGCACCTGGTCGAGGGTAAAGGGAGGGAGCTCAATTGAAACCCCAACATTAAAGGGGGACTGGTGAATGCTAAGGGGCATCCAGGCTTCGGTCGAATAGGCCAACACCAGCCGCAGGTAGGGCCAGAGGTTTTGCTCGGTGCCATAGCGGCCCTGCTCGTACCAGGCCCGCAGCATACCCAGAAAGTCGGTGGCCACACTATCGTAGGTAAATAGCTCATCCAGGTCATCGATCACCAGCAGCAGGGGCTGTTCTGAAGCCGGCAAGAGATAGGTTTCAAAATAGTCCGTGCAGCTGTAAATGCTGCCAAACACCCCGTCCCACCGCTGGTCAAGCTGGTTGGGGAGATCCAGGCTGCGGGCCACCACCGCACAGAACCAGCGCAGGGTCTGGTCGAGATCGCCCAGGCAGCGGCGGTCGATGGCCCGCAGACTGACCACCACCAGCCGCAGGCCATAGTCCTGGGCATGGCCCAGCATCAGGTTGAGTAGGGAGGTTTTGCCAAACTGACGCGGGGCCTTGAGACGCACCATCGCCCCCGCTGCCAGTATTTCCTGGGTGCTGCCAGTTTCGATGCCGGGACGATGAATGTAGAAGGGCGAATCCTGGGGTAGGGGACCGTTGAGGGGGCTACGCTGGACGGTTTGGGGTGGGTCGAGTCGCTGAGTATCTTCAGGCAGCAGGTAGTCATCGGCGGTTAGCCCCAGGCTAAAGGCGGCGAAGTAGGTATCCAATGTGGTCAAGTCCACGGGCTTCTGCCGTCGTCGGGCCTTGACCAGGGTGTTGGCGCTCAGTCCAGTAATGGCACACAGCTGATCGAGGGTGTAGGGGTTGCCGCCGTTTTGTAGGGCCGACAGCTGCTGCTCAGCGGCGCGCAGTCGCTGCCAGCCCTGGGAGCTGAGCACAACGCCCCGCTTGCGGCGATCGCTTGAGTTCATAGCGTGAATCATTCGTCACCCGGACATGGTTGAGTACCTAGCTTGAGCGTCGGCGATCGCCCCACAGCGACTGGCCCTAGGGCGTGTCATCAATTGTGGCCAAAGCGCCTGTATACCAGGCTTTGCCACGCCCGACCCAAAAACCAGGCTAGGGACTGTAACCCTTGGTTTGTAGGTATTCAGCAGCTGATTGATGACAGCTCCTACGAGAGCCGATTGTCGCTGTATCTGTGGTCGAAATGCTTCAAAACACGCTCCCTTTATAGACCGACCATGGCTGAAAAACGACCAAAAATAAGTCTAAATTATAAACCTCAAGGGCAGTAATTTTATCTTGCCGAAATATCTTGCGATCTTGAGTAGACGGCCAATTGCTTCTCAAATTATGTTAGGGCAGATTATCCGTGAGCCACCTCCAGATCAGGCTGGCAGCAGTCCATTGGGCCAAGTCCTGGTGAATTGCAAAAAGCCTTAACCTGGCGGAGCACCTGGGTGGATAAACCCCGTCCATCCCAGGCTCTAGTCCGGCTCGCTTGGGGTGATGAGTGGCCGCTGCTGTAGTCGATTTGAACGCTGAAAAAGCAATTCAAAGGTGCTTAAAACGTCAGTATGGCCGCCAATTTTCAGTTATTTTTCTTACCCTGACCCGGGCCCTCAGGATCAAGGTTCTGCACCGCTATGTCCTCACCGCTAACCACTCAGGGTTAACTATCGAGCGTATGGCCAACTCTCTTGCAATAAATCCACCGTCCCCATCCCCATGTTCTGGTCTGATTCCCAATTTGATCGATTATCGGGGCTTTGAGACGAAAGGCGCTATTCGGGAGCTACTGCTGATTGACAATGAACCCGATATTTGTGCGTTGGTTCAGGATGCTCTGGGGGAGTTTGAGGGCTGGCGGGTAACAACTTACTGCGATCCCAGAGATCTAGATTTCAGCACCTGTGGCCCCTGGGATGCAATTTTGCTAGAGATTTCGGTGACGCGGCTGACGGGAGTTGCGCTTGTTCCCGCCCTGCAATTGCACCCCTGTACCGGTCACATTCCCATTGTGTTGCTGACCTCCCAGGTGAGGGCGAGGGACTATGCTCAGTTTGAGCAAATGGGGGTAGCTGGGGTGATTCCTAAACCCTTTGACCCGGTTACGCTTGGCCGCCGGATTGCCCAACTGCTCCACTGGATATAGCGTTGGCCAGGTCGCCCGGCCCGATTCGTTCAGGATTGGTTCAGAACGGACAGGGGCTATTCCAGCAGCCTGAGCCCTGGGCTAGGCCATACGAATCTCATTGTCGGTTGGCAAGGGGGCAGCAGCGGGTTGGGTTTTGGGATAGTGAATCGATTTGAGGTACCAAAAAACGACCACCAGGGGCAGCACGTAGCGATCCCAGGGGATGGCTTTCATCATAATCAGGGCATTGAAGGTCACTATCCAGAACAGCAGGTCGGGTTTAGCAAAGCGCAGGCAGGTCAACAGGGCCAACCCGTAGTACATCGCCAGCGTTAAGCCGTAGAAAGGGAGGAAGTCGGCCACTTTGCCCATATTGCCGTAGGGGGTTTCCAGCGGGGGGAAAATCAGGCAAAAAACCAGCAGTCCGGCGGCGATCAGCAGCCATTTTTTTTGGTTGTTGCGCAGGGATTGGAGTGGATTGGTGGGGCGAAACAGCAGCCATTCTGGAATCACGATGTAAACACCCACAAAGCCGAG from Leptolyngbya sp. KIOST-1 encodes:
- a CDS encoding AAA-like domain-containing protein, with product MNSSDRRKRGVVLSSQGWQRLRAAEQQLSALQNGGNPYTLDQLCAITGLSANTLVKARRRQKPVDLTTLDTYFAAFSLGLTADDYLLPEDTQRLDPPQTVQRSPLNGPLPQDSPFYIHRPGIETGSTQEILAAGAMVRLKAPRQFGKTSLLNLMLGHAQDYGLRLVVVSLRAIDRRCLGDLDQTLRWFCAVVARSLDLPNQLDQRWDGVFGSIYSCTDYFETYLLPASEQPLLLVIDDLDELFTYDSVATDFLGMLRAWYEQGRYGTEQNLWPYLRLVLAYSTEAWMPLSIHQSPFNVGVSIELPPFTLDQVQELALRYGLALGDDDLQRLVDLVGGHPYLTQLSLFYLGQQQPLSAIAEQVTAYDGIYSGHLRRQLEILEAEPALRQAMAQVAASPEGIKLPPQLSFRLQGLGLVRFRQQLAIASCQLYRQYFASLLENQC
- a CDS encoding response regulator, coding for MANSLAINPPSPSPCSGLIPNLIDYRGFETKGAIRELLLIDNEPDICALVQDALGEFEGWRVTTYCDPRDLDFSTCGPWDAILLEISVTRLTGVALVPALQLHPCTGHIPIVLLTSQVRARDYAQFEQMGVAGVIPKPFDPVTLGRRIAQLLHWI